One Solanum lycopersicum chromosome 2, SLM_r2.1 genomic region harbors:
- the LOC138341773 gene encoding protein PHLOEM PROTEIN 2-LIKE A9-like, with amino-acid sequence MASRSLHYQGNHTFSKTQKGYIVYPKALSIVWGNEKRFWKLPKYEKDDAELIQVNWLEVTGCIDDINITKKTSYNIEFTMSLMTDAFGWNNSPIYLMAKWGDNTQWRKVNLATKTNDKKMISETITIIKGKGNNTDKIYFGLYEVWNKKWKGGLKIHSVNLTEI; translated from the exons ATGGCTTCAAGATCTCTTCACTATCAAGGCAACCACACATTCTCTAAAACACAAAAG GGTTATATAGTTTATCCGAAAGCTCTTAGTATTGTTTGGGGAAATGAGAAACGCTTTTGGAAGTTACCAAAATACGA AAAGGATGATGCAGAACTTATACAGGTAAATTGGTTGGAAGTAACTGGTTGCATCGACGATATtaatataacaaagaaaacatCATACAACATTGAATTTACAATGTCATTGATGACTGATGCGTTCGGTTGGAACAACTCACCAATATATCTTATGGCTAAATGGGGAGATAATACTCAATGGAGAAAGGTAAATTTGGCAACTAAGACTAATGACAAAAAGATGATATCAGAAACTATTACTAtcataaaaggaaaagggaACAATACTGATAAGATTTATTTTGGATTGTATGAAGTTTGGAACAAAAAGTGGAAAGGAGGTCTCAAAATCCATTCAGTAAACTTGACAGAGATCTAG
- the LOC138341775 gene encoding protein PHLOEM PROTEIN 2-LIKE A9-like: protein MASKSFHYQGNPSFTITKKGYIIHPKSLNIVWGNDKRYWKLPKDENDDAELIQVNWLEVTGCIDNINIMKKTSYNIEFIMALMADAFGWSDSPIYLMVKWGDNTQWRKVNLATKANDKKMISETITIKKGKGSNTDKICFGLYEVWNKKWKGGLKIHSVNLIET, encoded by the exons ATGGCTTCAAAATCTTTTCACTATCAAGGCAATCCATCATTCACTATAACAAAAAAG GGTTATATAATTCATCCTAAATCACTTAATATCGTTTGGGGAAATGATAAGCGTTATTGGAAGCTACCCAAAGATGA AAACGATGATGCAGAACTTATACAAGTAAATTGGTTGGAGGTAACTGGTTGCATCgataatatcaatataatgaaGAAAACATCATACAATATTGAATTTATAATGGCATTGATGGCTGATGCGTTCGGTTGGAGTGATTCACCAATTTATCTTATGGTTAAATGGGGAGATAATACTCAATGGAGAAAGGTGAATTTGGCAACTAAGGCTAATGACAAAAAGATGATATCAGAAACTATTactataaaaaaaggaaaagggagCAATACTGATAAGATTTGTTTTGGATTGTATGAAGTTTGGAACAAAAAGTGGAAAGGAGGTCTCAAAATTCATTCTGTAAACTTAATAGAGACCTAA